The segment CGTGCGCGGCGCGATCCAGTCCGTGGACAAGGGCCAGATGGAAGCCGCGCGCTCGATCGGCATGTCGTCCGGCCAGGCCATGCGCGCGGTGATCCTGCCGCAGGCCATCGTGCGCATGATTCCGCCGCTGGGCAACGAGTTCATCGCCCTCATCAAGAACTCGGCGCTGGTGTCGCTGCTGACCATTGCCGACCTGATGCATGAGGGCCAGAAGATCATCAGCGTGTCGTACCGGTCGCTGGAAGTCTATCTGGCGATCGCGCTGGTTTATCTGATCCTGACGAGCGCGGCCGGGCTGATCCTGCGGCGCGCCGAACAACGGCTGCGCATGGGAGGCATGGTGCAATGAGCGATTCCGCAATCATCCGGATCCGGAACCTGGGCAAATCGTTCGGCAGCCATACCGTCCTGCGCGGCATCGACTTCGATGTGGAGCCGTCGCAGGTCGTGGTCGTGATCGGCCCCAGTGGCTCGGGCAAGAGCACCTTCCTGCGCTGCTGCAACGGCCTGGAACAACCCGAGGCCGGCACCATCGACATCGTCGGCAAGCGCCTGGTGACCGACGGCCAGCTGATCGGCGAGCACGAGCTGAACCAGCTGCGCACCGAAGTGGGCATGGTGTTCCAGTCGTTCAACCTGTTCCCGCACCTGTCGGTGCTGCACAACGTCACGGTCGGTCCCCGCATGCTGCGCGGCGCCTCGCGCGAGGAAGCCGAGCGCAAGGCGATGGGCCTGCTTGAGAAAGTCGGCCTTGCGCACAAGGCCCACGCCATGCCCGCCAGCCTGTCGGGCGGCCAGAAGCAGCGCGTGGCCATTGCCCGCGCACTGGCCATGGAACCGCGCGTGATGCTGTTCGACGAGCCGACCTCCGCGCTGGACCCCGAGCTGGTGGGCGAAGTGCTGCAGGTGATGAAGGTGCTGGCCGCCGAAGGCATGACCATGGTCGTGGTCACCCATGAAATGGGCTTCG is part of the Cupriavidus necator genome and harbors:
- a CDS encoding amino acid ABC transporter ATP-binding protein, whose amino-acid sequence is MSDSAIIRIRNLGKSFGSHTVLRGIDFDVEPSQVVVVIGPSGSGKSTFLRCCNGLEQPEAGTIDIVGKRLVTDGQLIGEHELNQLRTEVGMVFQSFNLFPHLSVLHNVTVGPRMLRGASREEAERKAMGLLEKVGLAHKAHAMPASLSGGQKQRVAIARALAMEPRVMLFDEPTSALDPELVGEVLQVMKVLAAEGMTMVVVTHEMGFAREVADVVVVMDGGGIIEAGPPSVIFSAPTQERTRGFLQAVLTRA
- a CDS encoding amino acid ABC transporter permease, with protein sequence MELDFSPVFAGWHDIVHGAVITVEVTACALVLGCVMGLLVGIGRLDPKRRVIYSICTAYVTFIRGTPLLVQLFLLFFGLPQFNILLPAFVCGVIGLGIYSGAYVSEIVRGAIQSVDKGQMEAARSIGMSSGQAMRAVILPQAIVRMIPPLGNEFIALIKNSALVSLLTIADLMHEGQKIISVSYRSLEVYLAIALVYLILTSAAGLILRRAEQRLRMGGMVQ